In the genome of Quercus robur chromosome 3, dhQueRobu3.1, whole genome shotgun sequence, one region contains:
- the LOC126716778 gene encoding uncharacterized protein LOC126716778: MYRSQSHLQWLLSLIFLVVILPHLLGFTVQKSEARPLNPNMEVEGRKNPSSFSSLVKDQHVANKGENSRGPPVLYSPPSHIGNHKMSAGPRVHDGDQYVPLDKGPVPPSAPNPISHDAIRNP; the protein is encoded by the exons ATGTATAGGTCTCAATCACATCTTCAATGGTTATTGTCCCTCATCTTCTTGGTTGTGATTCTCCCTCATCTTCTTGGTTTCACTGTTCAAAA aTCTGAAGCTCGACCTCTGAATCCAAACATGGAGGTGGAGGGTAGAAAGAATCCATCATCATTTTCATCATTGGTCAAAGACCAACACGTAGCCAATAAAGGAGAGAATTCAAGAGGTCCACCAGTTTTGTATTCCCCTCCTTCCCACATCGGAAACCATAAGATGAGCGCAGGGCCGAGGGTTCATGATGGTGATCAATATGTTCCACTTGATAAAGGTCCAGTCCCACCTTCAGCCCCTAATCCAATCTCCCATGATGCAATTCGCAACCCCTGA